One part of the Loxodonta africana isolate mLoxAfr1 chromosome 13, mLoxAfr1.hap2, whole genome shotgun sequence genome encodes these proteins:
- the TIPIN gene encoding TIMELESS-interacting protein, translating to MLELPDYEHLEDETFPPFPPPASPGREDGEGAEPDEERRAPVPVPPKRTIKRNIPKLDAQRLISERGLPALRHVFDKAKFKGKGHEAEDLKKLIRHMEHWAHRLFPKLQFEDFIDRVEQLGNKKEVQTCLKRIRLDLPILHEDFVNNNDEVGENNEDDVTAAELDPFVTNSPERGKFASESSRSLTEEQQQRIERNKQLALERRQAKLLTNSQSLGNDLDSPRAQTAGEVNTSEDQKEEESNGLNVDILENPHDAENTVNVKEELKREETQLDQSF from the exons ATGTTGGAGCTACCAGATTATGAGCACCTAGAGGATGAGACTTTCCCTCCTTTCCCACCTCCAGCCTCCCCAGGGAGAGAAGATGGTGAAGGAGCTGAACCTGATGAAG AGAGGAGAGCACCTGTTCCCGTGCCTCCAAAGAGAACAATTAAAAGGAATATACCCAAGCTGGATGCTCAGAG ATTAATTTCAGAGAGAGGGCTTCCAGCCTTAAGGCATGTGTTTGACAAGGCAAAATTCAAAGGTAAAGGTCATGAG GCTGAAGACCTGAAGAAGCTAATCAGACACATGGAGCACTGGGCACATAGGCTGTTCCCTAAACTGCAGTTTGAGGATTTTATTGACAGAGTTGAACAACTAGGAAATAAAAAGGAAGTTCAG acCTGTTTAAAGCGAATTCGACTTGATCTCCCTATTTTACATGAAGATTTTGTTAACAATAATG ATGAAGTAGGGGAAAATAATGAGGATGATGTAACTGCTGCCGAATTAGATCCCTTTGTGACAAACTCACCTGAACGTGGGAAGTTTGCTTCTGAGTCCAGTAGAAGCCTAACAGAAGAGCAACAACAAAGAATTGAGAGAAATAAACAACTGGCCTTGGAAAGAAGGCAGGCAAAGCTACTGACTAACAGTCAGTCCCTAGGAAATG ACTTGGACTCACCAAGGGCACAGACAGCTGGAGAGGTTAATACAAGTGAAGATCAAAAAGAGGAAGAGTCTAATGGATTAAATGTAGACATTCTAGAAAATCCACATGATGCTGAGAATACTGTAAATGTAAAGGAGGAATTAAAACGAGAGGAAACGCAACTGGACCAATCCTTTTAA